From Dermochelys coriacea isolate rDerCor1 chromosome 15, rDerCor1.pri.v4, whole genome shotgun sequence, a single genomic window includes:
- the INPP5J gene encoding phosphatidylinositol 4,5-bisphosphate 5-phosphatase A isoform X1, protein MEQPSRSSRRPGPGPGRSRTAAPQAAAEASGDHRKMELAHRGNKDQGPASAMGAPSLSPRGSITATSPGLFAPLVAPFGAEGSVRFQPEGSSGPISAAYPGGNLPLGHSGSRPDTLFDPFHPISPHSQPEGSQHVGPEERSPGRHSQSLALESSRAQPDGSGGIQLFNLLSPVEFCPLSQGTGSPSSRPSPVPAGKLSQPPSRSTLPELCPLDQGPSRQMLPVERKEALPKAEFSDYICGGRTGSSPRPVSLPKAISSEFLSGGRIGSSKSMALAKGESEEFPSYGRSSPSLGLPGCLDPPKASMSGLGKAKENGAFWITVVTWNVGTAMPPSDVTSLLHLNTGDTNDTDMIAIGLQEVNSMINKRLKDAFFTDQWSELFMDVLSPFNFVLVSTVRMQGVILLVFAKYYHLPFLQDIQTDCTRTGLGGYWGNKGGVSVRLSIFGHMVCFLNCHLPAHLEKAEQRKEDFTTILNMQQFEGHAASSILDHDIVFWFGDLNFRIESLDIRFVKYAIDNSILSQLWEKDQLNIAKGTWPILSGFQEGPLNFPPTFKFDVGTNQYDTSAKKRKPAWTDRILWKIKSCGAPHNPGGRRPSRTVLAMTQLCYCSHMEYVVSDHKPVAAIFAVQFASKTDKPLVEIQVADEWSRPDQAIVRYKMSTIFHRSSWDWIGLYRVGFRHYKDYVAYVWAKQEDPEGSVYQVVFSEEALPKGKGEYILGYYGNNYSSITGVTEPFQISLPVSEEGSSQTDSSSTSSEEEDNSTLVLLAPKSRSPSPGKMKSQRSRSPSLPKFQGLILRPTSHERGASRSPSPQSRRPLKGDIPSIQLPKEELPWCNAKSKEPALAAESQESSRAPGYRTAGEPCGTWCLSDDNPLARANPRNLGLLPALRLETVNQAMGPRRASADQGYPARRMSPTSPTAGAANPFSTSPKEGSGSRASQDALPAAATTGATQGRAAGTAQ, encoded by the exons ATGGAGCAGCCGAGCCGCAGCAGCCggaggccggggccggggccggggaggAGCAGAACCGCGGCCCCCCAGGCTGCGGCAGAGGCTAGCGGCGACCATCGCAAG atgGAGCTGGCTCACCGTGGGAACAAGGACCAGGGACCGGCCTCGGCCATGGGGGCCCCATCTCTATCGCCGAGGGGCTCCATTACCGCCACCTCCCCGGGACTGTTTGCTCCCCTCGTGGCCCCATTTGGGGCAGAGGGCTCAGTTCGGTTCCAGCCGGAGGGCTCCAGTGGGCCCATCTCAGCAGCGTACCCTGGGGGGAACCTCCCGCTGGGGCACAGCGGCTCCAGGCCCGACACCCTCTTTGACCCTTTCCATCCCATCTCTCCTCACTCGCAGCCTGAGGGCTCCCAGCATGTGGGGCCGGAGGAGAGGTCCCCGGGCAGGCACAGCCAGTCCCTGGCGCTGGAGAGCAGCAGAGCCCAGCCCGACGGCTCAGGTGGGATCCAGCTGTTCAACTTGCTGTCCCCGGTGGAGTTTTGCCCACTGTCCCAGGGCACCGGCagcccctcctcccgccccagcCCGGTGCCCGCTGGGAAGCTCAGCCAGCCGCCCAGCCGATCCACACTCCCCGAACTCTGCCCCCTGGATCAAGGGCCCTCCAGGCAGATGCTCCCTGTGGAGCGGAAAGAGGCACTCCCCAAGGCAGAGTTCAGTGACTACATCTGCGGGGGCAGAACTGGCTCTTCTCCCAGACCTGTGAGCCTCCCCAAAGCCATCTCAAGCGAGTTCCTCTCCGGGGGAAGGATCGGCTCCTCCAAATCCATGGCCCTGGCCAAGGGTGAGTCCGAGGAGTTCCCCTCCTACGGGAGGAGCAGCCCGTCCCTCGGCCTTCCTGGCTGCCTGGACCCCCCCAAGGCTTCCATGAGCGGGCTGGGCAAGGCCAAGGAGAACGGCGCATTCTG GATCACCGTGGTCACGTGGAACGTTGGCACAGCCATGCCCCCGAGCGACGTGACATCCCTGCTGCACCTCAACACAGGCGACACGAACGACACCGACATGATTGCCATTGG GCTGCAGGAGGTGAACTCCATGATCAACAAGCGCCTGAAGGATGCCTTCTTCACAGACCAGTGGAGTGAGCTCTTCATGGACGTGCTGAGTCCCTTCAACTTTGTATTG GTGAGCACGGTGCGGATGCAGGGTGTGATCCTGCTGGTGTTTGCCAAGTACTATCACCTCCCCTTCCTGCAGGACATCCAGACAGACTGCACCAGGACTGGGCTGGGCGGCTACTGG GGCAACAAGGGCGGGGTCAGCGTGCGGCTCTCCATCTTCGGCCACATGGTTTGTTTCCTGAACTGTCATCTGCCAGCTCACCTGGAGAAGGCTGAGCAGCGCAAGGAGGATTTCACCACCATCCTCAACATGCAGCAGTTTGAGGGACACGCAGCCAGCAGCATCCTGGACCACGA CATCGTCTTCTGGTTTGGGGACCTCAACTTCCGCATCGAGAGCCTGGACATCCGCTTTGTGAAGTACGCCATCGACAACAGCATCCTGAGCCAGCTGTGGGAGAAGGACCAG ctgaaCATCGCCAAAGGCACCTGGCCCATCCTAAGCGGCTTCCAGGAGGGGCCCCTCAACTTCCCGCCCACTTTCAAGTTCGATGTGGGGACCAACCAGTATGACACCAG CGCCAAGAAACGGAAACCAGCCTGGACAGACCGCATCCTCTGGAAGATCAAGTCCTGCGGCGCCCCGCACAACCCTGGCGGCCGGCGGCCCAGCAGGACCGTCCTGGCCAtgacccagctctgctactgcagCCACATGGAGTATGTGGTGAGCGACCACAAGCCTGTGGCTGCTATCTTCGCCGTGCAG TTTGCCTCCAAGACAGACAAGCCTTTGGTTGAGATTCAAGTGGCCGACGAGTGGTCAAGACCCGATCAAGCCATTGTCCGATACAAGATGTCCACCATCTTCCACAGGAGCTCCTGGGACTGGATAGGCCTCTACCGG GTAGGCTTCAGGCACTACAAGGACTATGTGGCGTACGTGTGGGCCAAACAAGAGGACCCAGAGGGCAGTGTGTACCAG GTGGTGTTTTCAGAGGAGGCGCTACCCAAAGGGAAGGGTGAATACATTCTCGGTTACTACGGCAACAACTACAGCAGCATCACTGGGGTGACAGAACCCTTCCAG ATCTCGCTGCCCGTGTCGGAGGAGGGCAGCAGCCAGACGGACAGCTCGAGCACCAGCTCTGAGGAGGAGGATAACAGCACCCTGGTCCTGCTGGCACCCAAgtcccgcagccccagccccggcaAGATGAAGAGCCAACGAAGCCgcagccccagcctccccaaGTTCCAGGGGCTCATCCTGAGGCCGACGAGCCATGAACGGGGGGCCAGCCGCAGCCCATCCCCGCAGAGCCGACGCCCCCTGAAGGGCGACATCCCCAGCATCCAGCTGCCAAAGGAGGAGCTGCCCTGGTGCAACGCCAAGAGCAAGGAGCCAGCGCTGGCTGCCGAGAGCCAGGAGAGCAGCCGTGCCCCTGGCTACAGGACTGCGGGGGAGCCCTGCGGCACCTGGTGCCTCTCTGATGACAACCCCCTGGCCAGGGCCAACCCCAGGAACCTCGGCCTGCTGCCTGCACTCCGCCTGGAGACTGTCAACCAGGCCATGGGCCCAAGGAGGGCGAGCGCAGACCAGGGCTACCCTGCCAGAAGGATGAGCCCCACCAGCCCCACCGCTGGGGCTGCCAATCCGTTCAGCACCTCCCCCAAGGAGGGGAGCGGCTCCAGGGCCAGCCAGGACGCTCTGCCAGCTGCAGCCACCACTGGAGCCACTCAGGGCCGAGCAGCTGGCACCGCGCAGTGA
- the INPP5J gene encoding phosphatidylinositol 4,5-bisphosphate 5-phosphatase A isoform X2, whose translation MCSRDTPGACLQMELAHRGNKDQGPASAMGAPSLSPRGSITATSPGLFAPLVAPFGAEGSVRFQPEGSSGPISAAYPGGNLPLGHSGSRPDTLFDPFHPISPHSQPEGSQHVGPEERSPGRHSQSLALESSRAQPDGSGGIQLFNLLSPVEFCPLSQGTGSPSSRPSPVPAGKLSQPPSRSTLPELCPLDQGPSRQMLPVERKEALPKAEFSDYICGGRTGSSPRPVSLPKAISSEFLSGGRIGSSKSMALAKGESEEFPSYGRSSPSLGLPGCLDPPKASMSGLGKAKENGAFWITVVTWNVGTAMPPSDVTSLLHLNTGDTNDTDMIAIGLQEVNSMINKRLKDAFFTDQWSELFMDVLSPFNFVLVSTVRMQGVILLVFAKYYHLPFLQDIQTDCTRTGLGGYWGNKGGVSVRLSIFGHMVCFLNCHLPAHLEKAEQRKEDFTTILNMQQFEGHAASSILDHDIVFWFGDLNFRIESLDIRFVKYAIDNSILSQLWEKDQLNIAKGTWPILSGFQEGPLNFPPTFKFDVGTNQYDTSAKKRKPAWTDRILWKIKSCGAPHNPGGRRPSRTVLAMTQLCYCSHMEYVVSDHKPVAAIFAVQFASKTDKPLVEIQVADEWSRPDQAIVRYKMSTIFHRSSWDWIGLYRVGFRHYKDYVAYVWAKQEDPEGSVYQVVFSEEALPKGKGEYILGYYGNNYSSITGVTEPFQISLPVSEEGSSQTDSSSTSSEEEDNSTLVLLAPKSRSPSPGKMKSQRSRSPSLPKFQGLILRPTSHERGASRSPSPQSRRPLKGDIPSIQLPKEELPWCNAKSKEPALAAESQESSRAPGYRTAGEPCGTWCLSDDNPLARANPRNLGLLPALRLETVNQAMGPRRASADQGYPARRMSPTSPTAGAANPFSTSPKEGSGSRASQDALPAAATTGATQGRAAGTAQ comes from the exons atgtgctCCAGAGATACCCCTGGAGCTTGCTTGCAG atgGAGCTGGCTCACCGTGGGAACAAGGACCAGGGACCGGCCTCGGCCATGGGGGCCCCATCTCTATCGCCGAGGGGCTCCATTACCGCCACCTCCCCGGGACTGTTTGCTCCCCTCGTGGCCCCATTTGGGGCAGAGGGCTCAGTTCGGTTCCAGCCGGAGGGCTCCAGTGGGCCCATCTCAGCAGCGTACCCTGGGGGGAACCTCCCGCTGGGGCACAGCGGCTCCAGGCCCGACACCCTCTTTGACCCTTTCCATCCCATCTCTCCTCACTCGCAGCCTGAGGGCTCCCAGCATGTGGGGCCGGAGGAGAGGTCCCCGGGCAGGCACAGCCAGTCCCTGGCGCTGGAGAGCAGCAGAGCCCAGCCCGACGGCTCAGGTGGGATCCAGCTGTTCAACTTGCTGTCCCCGGTGGAGTTTTGCCCACTGTCCCAGGGCACCGGCagcccctcctcccgccccagcCCGGTGCCCGCTGGGAAGCTCAGCCAGCCGCCCAGCCGATCCACACTCCCCGAACTCTGCCCCCTGGATCAAGGGCCCTCCAGGCAGATGCTCCCTGTGGAGCGGAAAGAGGCACTCCCCAAGGCAGAGTTCAGTGACTACATCTGCGGGGGCAGAACTGGCTCTTCTCCCAGACCTGTGAGCCTCCCCAAAGCCATCTCAAGCGAGTTCCTCTCCGGGGGAAGGATCGGCTCCTCCAAATCCATGGCCCTGGCCAAGGGTGAGTCCGAGGAGTTCCCCTCCTACGGGAGGAGCAGCCCGTCCCTCGGCCTTCCTGGCTGCCTGGACCCCCCCAAGGCTTCCATGAGCGGGCTGGGCAAGGCCAAGGAGAACGGCGCATTCTG GATCACCGTGGTCACGTGGAACGTTGGCACAGCCATGCCCCCGAGCGACGTGACATCCCTGCTGCACCTCAACACAGGCGACACGAACGACACCGACATGATTGCCATTGG GCTGCAGGAGGTGAACTCCATGATCAACAAGCGCCTGAAGGATGCCTTCTTCACAGACCAGTGGAGTGAGCTCTTCATGGACGTGCTGAGTCCCTTCAACTTTGTATTG GTGAGCACGGTGCGGATGCAGGGTGTGATCCTGCTGGTGTTTGCCAAGTACTATCACCTCCCCTTCCTGCAGGACATCCAGACAGACTGCACCAGGACTGGGCTGGGCGGCTACTGG GGCAACAAGGGCGGGGTCAGCGTGCGGCTCTCCATCTTCGGCCACATGGTTTGTTTCCTGAACTGTCATCTGCCAGCTCACCTGGAGAAGGCTGAGCAGCGCAAGGAGGATTTCACCACCATCCTCAACATGCAGCAGTTTGAGGGACACGCAGCCAGCAGCATCCTGGACCACGA CATCGTCTTCTGGTTTGGGGACCTCAACTTCCGCATCGAGAGCCTGGACATCCGCTTTGTGAAGTACGCCATCGACAACAGCATCCTGAGCCAGCTGTGGGAGAAGGACCAG ctgaaCATCGCCAAAGGCACCTGGCCCATCCTAAGCGGCTTCCAGGAGGGGCCCCTCAACTTCCCGCCCACTTTCAAGTTCGATGTGGGGACCAACCAGTATGACACCAG CGCCAAGAAACGGAAACCAGCCTGGACAGACCGCATCCTCTGGAAGATCAAGTCCTGCGGCGCCCCGCACAACCCTGGCGGCCGGCGGCCCAGCAGGACCGTCCTGGCCAtgacccagctctgctactgcagCCACATGGAGTATGTGGTGAGCGACCACAAGCCTGTGGCTGCTATCTTCGCCGTGCAG TTTGCCTCCAAGACAGACAAGCCTTTGGTTGAGATTCAAGTGGCCGACGAGTGGTCAAGACCCGATCAAGCCATTGTCCGATACAAGATGTCCACCATCTTCCACAGGAGCTCCTGGGACTGGATAGGCCTCTACCGG GTAGGCTTCAGGCACTACAAGGACTATGTGGCGTACGTGTGGGCCAAACAAGAGGACCCAGAGGGCAGTGTGTACCAG GTGGTGTTTTCAGAGGAGGCGCTACCCAAAGGGAAGGGTGAATACATTCTCGGTTACTACGGCAACAACTACAGCAGCATCACTGGGGTGACAGAACCCTTCCAG ATCTCGCTGCCCGTGTCGGAGGAGGGCAGCAGCCAGACGGACAGCTCGAGCACCAGCTCTGAGGAGGAGGATAACAGCACCCTGGTCCTGCTGGCACCCAAgtcccgcagccccagccccggcaAGATGAAGAGCCAACGAAGCCgcagccccagcctccccaaGTTCCAGGGGCTCATCCTGAGGCCGACGAGCCATGAACGGGGGGCCAGCCGCAGCCCATCCCCGCAGAGCCGACGCCCCCTGAAGGGCGACATCCCCAGCATCCAGCTGCCAAAGGAGGAGCTGCCCTGGTGCAACGCCAAGAGCAAGGAGCCAGCGCTGGCTGCCGAGAGCCAGGAGAGCAGCCGTGCCCCTGGCTACAGGACTGCGGGGGAGCCCTGCGGCACCTGGTGCCTCTCTGATGACAACCCCCTGGCCAGGGCCAACCCCAGGAACCTCGGCCTGCTGCCTGCACTCCGCCTGGAGACTGTCAACCAGGCCATGGGCCCAAGGAGGGCGAGCGCAGACCAGGGCTACCCTGCCAGAAGGATGAGCCCCACCAGCCCCACCGCTGGGGCTGCCAATCCGTTCAGCACCTCCCCCAAGGAGGGGAGCGGCTCCAGGGCCAGCCAGGACGCTCTGCCAGCTGCAGCCACCACTGGAGCCACTCAGGGCCGAGCAGCTGGCACCGCGCAGTGA
- the PLA2G3 gene encoding group 3 secretory phospholipase A2, with product MRLPRRLKAGPGAGLSFLRSPATRPAASAPHSPPGRPWAGRAPLGTMWPILWALISLAEPGACGSPGSFSRSDTFCYIEAAGTAGAAGTRYLSFLSRRSGALALFQSAWAGDGDGDGDGHLLACSIQEEPWFTRLYQESCAKRPQSSLFTSPWSPARQQALDSLAQQVNACSRAEPLGAGRPRVRRASVGKWAGLVREEHGRRRTRRGWTMPGTLWCGAGDSAENLTELGIFQGPDLCCREHDQCAEQLSALEYNYGIRNYRLHTISHCDCDARFKQCLLELNDTISNIVGITFFNLLEVPCFVLEESEACVDWHWWGGCKRYGPVALARMVQQSQYHYGLPRGETASPALHPPGKGKKHIRRGRKHQRKNRKRPWQDDGAQGSQSPREDQRLVTPPQPRGLGTLLPALAEDGATTPHRRVSVLGGQESPPLTTRASEQGPTPDTEHPPPGGAGMEGEEQPQDRDSARPAQRTNLPLPPASEPRHTPTLHPPKLSHRAPGRSCGCYRRLDQCEHKIAPHEVKYQMRNPDSRTLFHCNCTRRLARFLRRTKGPNEVEEEVLSDFISTACFVLEPPRGCADGEQQPNCIGLGRAVLAPARHLKNTLGRWQARPAASVKVKRQEWEAQGSPPRLYDKCLQLARAARRSDHHPAPH from the exons ATGCGGCTGCCGCGCCGCCTTAAAgccgggccgggcgcggggcTCAGCTTCCTTCGCTCGCCGGCTACGCGCCCCGCTGCCAGcgcgccccacagccccccgggGCGCCCCTGGGCTGGCCGCGCGCCGCTGGGGACCATGTGGCCGATCCTCTGGGCGCTGATCTCCCTGGCCGAGCCGGGGGCCTGCGGGTCCCCAGGGTCCTTCAGCAGGAGCGACACCTTCTGCTACATAGAGGCTGCGGGCACCGCCGGGGCGGCGGGCACCAGATACCTGAGCTTCCTCAGCCGGCGCTCCGGCGCCCTGGCCCTCTTCCAGAGCgcctgggctggggatggggatggggatggggatgggcacCTGCTGGCCTGCTCCATCCAGGAAGAGCCCTGGTTCACGCGCCTGTACCAAGAGTCCTGTGCCAAGCGCCCGCAGAGCAGCCTCTTCACCAGCCCCTGGAGCCCGGCGCGCCAGCAAGCCCTGGACAGCCTGGCCCAGCAGGTGAACGCCTGCAGCAGGGCTGAGCCCTTGGGGGCTGGCAGGCCCCGGGTGAGGAGAGCGTCCGTGGGCAAGTGGGCAGGACTGGTCCGGGAGGAGCATGGGCGCAGGAGGACCCGGCGGGGCTGGACGATGCCGGGGACACTGTGGTGTGGAGCTGGGGACTCTGCAGAGAACCTCACCGAGTTAG GAATCTTCCAGGGCCCAGACTTGTGCTGTCGGGAACACGACCAATGCGCAGAGCAGCTCTCTGCCCTGGAGTACAACTATGGCATCCGCAACTACCGCCTGCACACCATCTCACACTGCGACTGTGATGCCAG GTTCAAGCAGTGCCTGCTGGAGCTGAACGACACCATCTCCAACATCGTTGGCATCACCTTCTTCAACCTGCTGGAGGTCCCGTGCTTTGTGCTGGAGGAGAGCGAAGCGTGCGTGGACTGGCACTGGTGGGGAGG gtGTAAACGCTATGGCCCCGTAGCCCTGGCCAGGATGGTGCAGCAAAGCCAGTACCACTACGGCCTGCCCCGGGGGGAGAcggccagccctgccctgcaccccccggGCAAGGGCAAGAAGCACATCAGGCGGGGCAGGAAGCACCAGAGGAAGAACAGGAAGAGGCCTTGGCAGGACGATGGGGCCCAGGGGTCACAGAGCCCCAGAGAAGATCAAAGGCTTGTcacgcccccccagcccaggggcttGGGCACGCTGCTCCCTGCCCTTGCTGAGGATGGGGCCACCACCCCACACAGGCGTGTCTCagtcctgggggggcaggagtCACCACCCCTTACAACAAGGGCCTCCGAGCAGGGCCCCACGCCAGACACTGAGCACCCACCCCCTGGTGGGGCTGGaatggagggggaagagcagcccCAAGACAGGGACTCAGCGCGCCCTGCCCAAAGGACTAACTTGCCGCTCCCCCCAGCCTCGGAGCCACGCCACACCCCCACACTGCACCCGCCCAAGCTGAGCCACCGGG ccccaggaaggAGCTGCGGATGTTACCGGCGCCTTGACCAGTGTGAGCACAAGATTGCACCCCATGAGGTCAAGTACCAGATGCGCAACCCAGACTCCCGCACCCTTTTCCACTGCAACTGCACCCGCAG GCTGGCACGGTTCCTGCGCAGGACGAAGGGCCCCAATGAGGTGGAAGAGGAGGTGCTGTCCGACTTCATCTCCACAGCCTGCTTCGTGCTGGAGCCGCCCAGGGGCTGTGCCGATGGGGAGCAGCAGCCCAA CTGCATCGGGTTGGGCCGGGCTGTCCTGGCGCCCGCACGGCACCTGAAGAACACGCTGGGGCGGTGGCAGGCGCGGCCCGCGGCCTCCGTCAAGGTCAAGCGACAGGAGTGGGAGGCACAGGGCAGCCCCCCCAGACTCTACGACAAGTGTCTCCAACTGGCCAGGGCAGCCCGGAGGTCAGACCATCACCCAGCGCCCCACTGA